DNA from Mesorhizobium sp. DCY119:
TCGATCATCGCTTCCATCGATCGATCGCGTTCCACCACGGTGCAAACCCAGCATCCGAAACGCGAATTCCCGCAGCTCGGGGTCGTGGTATCGACCACCAGCGGGCATTCGCCTGCCTGCGCGTTGCGGTACATCGCGACAAGATCGCGATTGTCATTACCCCAAGGCGACGGGTTCTGAAGCAGATAAGTCCAGACGTCATCGGTCGTGAGCGCCTCGATCGGCCCGTAGACAAAGGCGTTCGAGAGCGAGGAATGCCGCGAAAGCGGCGATCCCTTGATCCGGTGGAACGACATGACCTGCGCGCGAGTCGCACTTTCCGACGACCGAACGCCCAGGATCATCACGACCTCGCCGAAATCGGCGACCTTGGATTTGATGAAATCATTGGCCGGCTCGATCTTGAGGCGCTCGGTACACCAGCGGAAGCGCCGCGACGGCGCTGGATATCCCCGGCCGATCATATTAACCCAGAAGCTGCGATCGACCGTCGGCATGACCTTTTCGGTCTTGATAGGCAGGCCCTGTTCGGCCGCGGCCTTCTCGATCCGCTCCAGCGTCACGTCGATGTAGCGCACGATGACTGGCGTCTCGACCAAGGTATCGGAACTGATCACGTAGATCGGCTTTTGGCGCTGCTCGAGCGGCAGGGCCAACAGCGCCTTCCAGACCATTTGCAACGCGCAGGTCGAGTCCTTGCCGCCTGAATATCCGACTACCCAAGGCCGGCTATCCGACAAATAGACCTGCTGGATTTCGCGGTAGCGAGCATCCAACCCATCCCCATCGAGCACAGAAGTCCTCGCCATCAGCTAGCCGCCTTCAACTGAGCATTTCCCGTCGGTGCGTAGAGATCTTCAACGCGTTGACCTTCCTGACTGAGCGGCAGACCCAAGGCGCGCACGATCACGTTGGTCACTAGGGTCACATTGTTCTTCGATTTGTTGACCTTGCCGGCCACAAGCGCGCGGTTGTCCCACAGCGTGCGATTGGCCCGGGCCCAGTCGATTGTACGCAGCTTGGCCAAGCGCTTTGCCCAGTCTCGCGGATGCGCCTTGATCAGCTGCGACCCGGCCTTCGCGATCGCCAGCACTGCGACACCATGCGCATGGATATAGTCGCGGCGCAGCTCGAATGAAGAAACTTCGCGCGACCCGACACGCTGCCAGTCAGGCATTTGCGCGATGACCGCGTTCCAGAATGCGATAGATAGCGCCTTGTCGTCTGCGTTGATTGTCCCCGACTTCGACTTGCCAATCAGCTCGCCGGTCGCCTGATGCAGGCTGCTCAGCGTGAAGAACTTAATCGAGCGGTTGGAAATGCTTGTACCGTCGTAACAAGTGAAATCCCGTAGCAGCGGGATGGATCTGACGACCTCGCGCGACAGACCGGACAGGGCGTCACGGTGATTGTACAGGATCTTGATCGAGCGCGTCGGACGGACCGCGTGGATGTTAAGATCGGCGAACATCTGCTGCGAGCGGGTCAAACCCTTGTCGACGAACACGACGACCGAGATGGTCTCGTCGCCGAGCGTCGGGCGTTCGCGGACCGCTTCCTCGATGGCTGCGCGTCGGTGCTGACCGTCATTGATTAGGATCGTCGCACCCATGTCGATTCGAAGCTGGCCTACCTTGCGCAAAGGACCTTCGGTTGCGGCTGGCTCAAACTCGATCTCTCCATCGATCGATGCACAGAGCGAGGAGAGGATATACTCGCTCGAATTCCCCGTGATGTAGTTGGCGATCGCCGGGACACGAGCCTTGTTCAGGACGCGTTGCGCGCGCAACTCGGCCGGCATCGCCTCATCATCGAACTTGAAGAGGCGCGGAACCACCTTGAGTGGCACCATGATCACGTAGTAGGAGCTGCCTGCCTGCACGCCCCGAATGGCAGTAAATTCTAGGCTGTTGCCGTCCATCGAAAAAGTCCAGAATGATGAGCGTAACCCTACGCCGCAACGTCCATGGAAGTCAATTATTTATTGATGGAAGTGTGTTTGTAGGGCCGACTTCACTTCCATCGTGACCGCCCTTGGAAGACCCTATATCACGGCTGGCCCTCACGCGAGCGCGTCTGCCACATATTACGCGCGCGTGTGTACTGCGGATTCGGGCGCATCGGTTAAAGCGAGAAAAACAATGGTAACCAGCGCGATGAACGATGAGCAATCAAATGCGCTGCTGCTGGCCGCCTATAATCAGAATTGGGAGACTTTCCGCTCCCTCAATAATCTGATGTGGCAAATTCCGCTGATTGCAATGACCCTGACAGGAGGACTCTGGTTCGGTGTCTCCACTGTCAAAGACATGCCCTTCTTTGCGGCCGGCCTATTGTTCCTCGCAGGTTGCGGGAACGTCGGCCTCATGCTGACGCTACGCCGCCTTCGTTACATCATGGCCCAGTACCTCCAATGGTCGAAGACAACGTTTGCAGCAGGCCATGTCTCTGCACCTGGTGGACCCTGGTTTACCGGGAACGAGACGGTTCGCCACATATTCCAAACGCTCCTCGGATTGGCGGCGACCACCAGCTTCGTGCTACTCGTTGTAACAATGACAGAGAACACCCTCCCCCATGGCGCGCCGGCCGGCGACCAGGCGATCGCCTATTATGACCGTCATGCGGAAGAACTCGCCGACAGCTATGAGGGCATCTCGTTCGAGAATACCCACCCAGCCCTGGCGAGTATGCTGGCAGGCAAGCCGCCAATGCGGATTTTGGATGTCGGTGCCGGCACCGGCCGCGATGCGGCGGCGCTCGCGCAGCTTGGCCATCACGTGGTTGCGGTTGATCCCTCCGCCAATATGCTGAAGTTGGCGCAAACCCTCCATCGAGATACACGTATAGAGTGGCTGTCGGACGCCCTCCCCGGCCTCAACAAGGTTCGGGGTGAGCCATTCGATATCGTGCTGTTGAGTGCGGTTTGGATGCACATCCCGCCCTCAGAACGGGCTCAAGCTCTTAGGCGGATTTCGGCACTGATCACGCCGTCGGGCAAGATCTATATCAGCCTCCGCATGGGGCCTGGTGATCCCGCCCGGGGTATCTGGCCGGTCAGTTCTGACGAAGTCGACAGGTTGGCCGCGACCCAGGGCCTCACGATGACTAATCTAGGAGCACAACCCGACCTGCTCGGTCGCGCCGAGGTCTACTGGGAGACACTACTCGTCGGCAGGTAATTGCCATTGCCGGCCCACGCAAGTGGCCCTGGAAGCTTGATCTTTGTGTCGCTCGGCACTCCACAAACTTTTCGCGACTTTGAAGAGCAAGACTTCGCCGTTCTCGCGCCAAAGCTGGAGGACAAGGAGTGCTCTATCGACACCCGCGTTCGAGACTGTAGTCTGCGGTAATGACTTTTAACGGCGATCCAGCAAAGCCGCTACCGCGAGGAAAAGCACGAGGTGAGCGCGGAGGGAGCACCGGCTATCTGCGGCTGCGCTCGTTCCTCAACGATTCCATGTCGATGAGCCATGTATATCAGCCTCTGATGATCAGGACGATCCTGGCCGGCGGCGGCGCGGCCACGCGCCGTCAGATTGCCGCCAACTTCCTCGCGGCGGACCTCAGCCAGCTCGAATACTATGAGCAGATTACCAGAGGCTATCCGACTCATACGCTCAAGCGTCATGGCATCATCGAGCACAGCCGGGGCGTCTATCGCTTCTCCCAAGATATCCCCGTGCTCAACGAGTGGGAGCGTGCATCGCTGATGGCGTTGTGTGATGCCAAGGTCGCTGAATATGTCGCCCAGCGTCAGGACGCCATCTGGCATCATCGCTCGCAGAATTTCGACCCCATTCCCGGTACCCTCCGTTACGAAGTCCTCAAGCGAGCGCATGGGCGATGCGAGGCGTGCGGTATCAGCAATCAGGAGCGAGCGCTCCAAGTTGACCATATCATCCCCCGCACTAGAGGTGGGTCGAATGATCTGTTCAATCTGCAGGCTTTGTGTAGCGTCTGTAATGCGCAGAAGCTCGATCGAGATACTACGGACTTCCATTCCGCGCGCATCGCTTACGCGCTGCGCGACGACAGCTGTCCGTTCTGTACCTTGCCCGGCGAGCGGATAGTAGCCAAGAACGAACTCATCCTTGCGATCCGTGATGCCAATCCAGTTACTGCAGGCCACACACTGCTAATCCCGCATCGTCATGTTGAAGATCAGACGGGCCTATCGCAGCCTGAGATCAATGCTCTGCATGCGCTCCAGACGCAAATTATCGGTCAGCTTAGGGAGGAGGACACTACAATCAGCGGATTCAACTTCGGCAGCAACGCCGGCGCACCAGCCGGTCAGACGATTTTCCACTGCCACATTCATCTCATCCCGAGGCGAATTGGGGACATGGAGAACCCGAGGGGTGGCGTTCGTGGGGTAATCCCTAACCGTCAGGTATACTAGCCGGGGTACAATAGCCGGATTGTGCTCATGCTATCTTGGCCGGCAGCCGCACTCTCGTTCCGGCGACCTCCTTGTAGTCGGCCAGCAACTTCGAGTCGCTGCCGAGACCGGCCATGTGGAACATTAGCCGCCGCAAGAGCGGCTTGCCACGGGGAACTATCACGCCACGCGCTGGATCCCAGATTACCCCACGGTATGGCGGGGCTGAAATGTCCACTGGCATTGCTCTTAGCTTCGCGACTGCCTGCGGGATAGTGAGTTCACGCTCATCGGCAAAGGCGACAACAGTCCGGGTGAAGTTCTCGAGCCCGATGGAGCGGAAAAGGATATGCCCTCCGCTCGCACTACGGTGCTTCCTCGTGACCGCTCTGGGGTCTTCGGCCGTCCTCACATCTGCCACCGCTTTGAATGCCGTGGCCAGCGCGGAAAAGTAGTCGGTCGCCAGCTCGTGGAAATGATCCAGCCGGGCATCGGGCGGGCGATTGAAGCGTAATGTCCTATCAGACCGCTTTCCGATCTCATGAAGGAACAAAATCTTGAGGACGTCGTAGAGCGTGGCGATCGTCATCAAGGCGGTTTTGTTCGCGACGGGCATGCTCAGGCTTGAAATCACTGCCGTGCGCGGATCCCGGAAGGCGGAATCATTCTCAACTAGACGCCGGGCTACGATCGCCATCGCGTCATCCTCGTCGAGTGCAATGATGTCGAGCTTCTGCACCGGTACAGCAGTCTTGTTGAGCGTAGTGAACAACCGACGCGTTCTTCGCCTGCCGGCGGCATCGTTGCGATGTGCCACTAGGACCACAGGGAGGGTGTCGTCGCCGAAGTCCAGGTCCTCACTAGTTGCTTGGCGAATTCCGGCGAGGCGATGCTGTCCGTCCAGGGCGAAAATGCGTTCCTTTCCCGAGAGCATCAGGAATCCAATTCCCTCCTGGGCTTGCTCCGATAGCAACCGCAGGCGCGACGGGTCGCTTGGCGCCCGGAAATTACCGATTTCCAGCCATTCCGGGGATCCGCCATATGTGGCGAGGACCAGTGAGTTGAAGAACCGGTCAGGCGTATTCGACAAGTATTCGGCGATATGCTTTGCCCGCTTGCCGGTCAGGCGGCGTTGGATGAGCGCTGACAGAGCTTTGTCGGGATGAATCTCCTCGGCGTAGCGCACGCGGGCACCAATTTCTGCGACAGGGACGATGCAGACATAGTAAACCCAGGTTCCGAAGGAACCCCTGAGCGCCGCGAGGGTGAGCGAGCCCGGCATCAGCTTAGAAGGCCGCTATGATAGTGGGAGCAAGGTCGGCGTCGAAGTCCGTTCGGTTGACGGGAGGAATGACGGCGCTGATGAAGGCTGTCTCCATCATCTCTAGATCCACGTTCGCCTGCGGCAAGGGTACGAAATTAAAAAACAGATCATTCCGCCAGTTCTCCAACAAGAACCTGATTCTTGCCCTTCCTGTGTCGTTCCGCTGGTGGCCTAGATACTGCCCGAACCTCTTTCTGAGATTTGCATTCTTTGATTCGTGCCCGGTGATTCCGACGTACATCATGTATCCGTGGATCGGTAGCTTGCTGGGATCGAGTTCGACAGTAAATACGTAAATTCCTCGCTCCGTGGGCACGAGAGCCTGGCTCCCTTTTTGGAAACGCACCTTTTGCCATTGTAGCTTGTGGCGACTCTTGAACCGACGCCAACGGCCTATGTCCATGTGGAACGCCGCAAATTCGCCCTTCAGCTTCTTTGTCGACCTGACCAGATCAAGCTTGCCTGCCACTCGTCTTAACCCCCCGCGATTCTATCGATCCAATGCAATATATTCGCCCGCTATCAACAAAATTTGGATTAACTTGCGACGGGACGTGCTGTCACCTGCCCTGAGTTTGAGCAAGCCGTGAGACATGATCAACACCTTCGGCCTGCGTGAAGGGTGCTGAACGGCGCGAGTATCGAGAGCGCAGCACTGCAAAAGCTCAAGACGTTACCCAGATTCGCAATAGCGTCGGCGTTCGCTTGAAAGCTCGGTCTTTCGAGCCCCTGTTGAGGACAACCCAGTCGCCAGTGTCGAAGTCCCTGCCCAAACCCGCTACAGCGACGCGACGGCGGCATGGCCGCAGCGCAGATCGGCGTGGGCGCGGTGATCGAGGGCATGTCCGATCGCACCCGGAACTTTCTGCCCTCAAAGTTGGCAGCGGCTACGACACGCGCGCTGCCGAGCCACCGACCGCCACCGGCTTGCCGCGCAGATCCGGGTCGTCGCGCTGTTCGACCGAGGCAAAGAAGGCATCCATGTCGATGATCTTCCGAAGGATGGCCGTGCCCTGCCTCCTCCGCTTATCTTCCTGACCGTTGTCAATTCGCCCACAGCGCCGTCCCTGCGTCAGCGGTCGGCATAGCAAAATATACCACAACTCGATGGAGTGCAGTCTGGGATCAACTTCGATGCGCCGCGACGAGTCCGATTGACTCCTGCACTCCAAGAGAACAAATAAGGAACATATCAGCCCCGAAATCCATTGGGAAGACTGTTTGAGAGTAATTGATTCATGGGTCAGCCCGCCGCCAGCCCTGCTATCGCTGCGCTTCGTGAGCGAATCGCACGCCTCGAAGGCGGGCCGGCGCGCAACCGCGCGACGCTTCCGTTCGGCGTTCCCTCGATCGACAAGGCCCTGCCGGGAGGCGGGCTGGCGCTCGGTGCATTGCATGAGGTCGCGGGCGGCCGCAACGGGGCGATCGATGGCGCAGCGGCAGCGCTGTTTGCCGCCGGCGTCGCCGCGCGCACGAAACGCAAAGTGCTCTGGTGTGTCACCCGGCAGGATCTCTTCGCCCCTGCCCTCGCCCAGGCCGGACTGCTGCCCGGCCGCGTCGTCTATTTCGAGGCCGGTGACGAAGCCTCGGTGCTCACCTGCTTCGAGGAAGGTCTTCGCCATGGCGGCTTAGGAGCCGTCGTCGCCGAGCTGGCGCGCTTGTCCATGGCGGCGTCCCGCCGGCTGCAACTGGCCGCCGAGACGTCCGGCGCTATCGGTATCGCCATCCGCCGCTGGCGTCGACAGATCGAGGCGACCGATTTTGGACAACCGACCGCCGCGGTCAGCCGCTGGCGCGTGACCGCCCTTCCCTCCCGCCCCTTGCCAGTCCCCGGCGTTGGCCGCGCACGCTGGCAGCTTGAACTGATCCGGGTGCGGGCTGGAGAGAGCGCCGATTTTGAAGTGGAGGCCTGCGATGACAAGGGTCGTCTCGCTCTATTTTCCGACCTGGCCGACCGATCGTCAGCGGCGCGCAATGGGCCAGTCCGCGCCATCGGCTGAAACGCCGATCGTCATGCTCGGCCGGCAGGGAAACCGGCGGATCGTGCTGGCGGCCGATGTGGCGGCGCGCGCGGCGGGGCTGCGAGTCGGCATACCGGCGAGCAAGGCGCAGGTTCTTGTGCCTGGCCTCCTGAGTTTTGACCTGGATCCGGCAGGCGATGCCGAGGCGCTCGACAGAACGGCGCTCTGGTCGCTGCGCTATGCGCCGATCGTCGCCGCCGATCCGCCCGATGGCCTGATCATCGACACCACCGGCGCCGAGCATTTGCATGGTGGCGAGGAGACGATGCTCGAGGGGTTGGTGTCGCGCATGGCAGCGTCCGGCATAGCGGCCCGGGCGGCGGTGGCCGGCACGTGGGGCGCCGCCCACGCCTGTGCGCGTTTCCTGGCCAGACCCACCTTCGTCGCACCCGCGCGACAGGATGCGGCGATGATGCGCGATCTGCCGATCGGCGCCCTGCGTCTTCCTCCTGACATTGTCGAAGGCCTTCATGCGCTCGGCTTCGAGCGCGTGGCCGACGTCGAGGCGGCTCCGCGCGCCTCTCTCACCCTGCGCTTCGGGCCCGAGCTCGGCCGCCGTCTCGACCAGGCGACAGGCCGGCGCAGCGAACCCTTCGATCCCATCCGGTCTCCCGAACTCGTCGAGGTGCGCCGAGCCTTCGGCGAGCCCATCGGCGCCGCCGAGACCATCGCCCGCTATACCGGCAAGCTCGTCACAGCCCTCTGCGAAGCGCTTGAGGCCGAGGGGCTCGGCGCCCGCCGGCTCGACCTGCTGCTTCACCGCGTCGACAACCGCATCGAGGCCATTCGCGTCGGCACCGCCGTCCCGGTGCGCGACGTCAAGCGGCTGAGCCGGCTCCTCACCGACCGCATCGAAACAGTCGATCCCGGCTTCGGCATCGAGTTGATGACGCTGACCGCGACGCTCGCCGAGCCCTTCGGAGCCAGGCAGATCATCTCTTCGCTGGTCGAGGAACCGGAGCCCGACATCGCCGATCTCATCGACACGCTCGCCAATCGCATCGGCGAACAGCGGCTCTATCGGTTTTCCCCAGTCGAGAGCGACGTGCCCGAACGCTCGTTTCGCCGCGTAGCGGCGACCGCGCCCGATGACGGGACAAGCTGGCCGGGCGAATGGCCCCGCCCGCCGCGCCTGCTTGCGCATCCCGAACCCATCGAGACCATGGCCCTGCTGCCCGACCACCCGCCGGTCTGGTTCAGCTGGCGCGGTATCCGGCGTCGTGTCGCGCACGCCGACGGTCCCGAACGCGTGTTTGGCGAATGGTGGCGGCGCGATGCCGAACTGATCGCCGTCCGCGACTATTTTAAGGTCGAGGACGAGTCAGGCGATCGTTTCTGGATCTACCGCGCCGGCGATGGCGAAGATCCGGATACGGGCTCCCACAAGTGGTTCCTGCATGGGGTCTTCGCATGACCGCCCCGCGCTATGCCGAGTTGCAGGTCACCAGCCACTTTTCGTTTTTGCGCGGCGCCAGCTCTTGCGATGACCTCTTCGCGCAGGCTGCCAGGCTCGGCATCGAGGCTTTGGCGGTCGTCGACCGCAATTCGCTCGCCGGCATCGTCCGAGCCCATCAGGCCGCCAAGGACACTGGCATCAGGCTCATCGTCGGCTGCCGCCTCGATCTGGTTGATGGCATGTCCGTGCTGGTCTATCCGACCGACCGGGCCGCCTATTCCCGGCTCTGCCGGCTGCTGACCCTGGGCAAGAAACGCGGCGGCAAGGCAAAGTGCCTGCTCAAATGGAGCGACCTCGCCGACTACGCCGAAGGCCTGATCGCGATCCTCGTTCCCGATCCCGCCGACGACACTTGCGCGCTGCAACTGCGCCGACTGCGGGAGACCTTCAGCGACCGCGCCCATCTGGCACTCACATTGCGCCGCCGCCCCAACGACCAGCTTCGCCTGCATGAACTCGCCAACCTGGCCACCAGGATGCGGGTTCCGACGGTGGTGACGAACGACGTTCTGTTCCACGAGCCCGGCCGGCGCATCCTGCAGGACGTAGTGACGGCCATTCGCCACAACATCACCATCGACGAGTTGGGGTTCCGGCGCGAGCGCCATGCCGACCGCTATCTCAAGCCGCCCGAGGAAATGGCACGGCTGTTCTCGCGCTACCCGGAAGCGCTCGCGCGCACGCTCGAGATCGCTCGGCAATGCCGCTTCTCGCTTGACGAACTCGCGTATCAATATCCCGAAGAGAAGATGCTGCCCGGCCTGACGGCGCAGCAGGCTTTGGAACAGCTCACTTGGCAAGGCGCGGAGCGGCGCTATCCCGAGGGCGTACCCGACAAGGTGGTGGCGCTCATCAAGCACGAACTGCGCCTGATCGAGACCCTGCGATACGCCCCCTACTTTCTGACCGTGAACGCCATCGTGCAGTTCGCGCGCAGTAGGGACATCCTGTGCCAGGGCCGAGGATCGGCCGCCAATTCCGCCGTCTGCTACGTGCTCGGCATCACCAGCATCGATCCCGAGCGCAACAATCTGCTGTTCGAGCGCTTCGTCTCGCAGGAGCGCAACGAACCCCCGGATATCGATGTCGACTTCGAGCATGAGCGGCGCGAGATCGTCATGCAGTGGGTCTACGAGACCTATGGTCGCG
Protein-coding regions in this window:
- the dndC gene encoding DNA phosphorothioation system sulfurtransferase DndC; translated protein: MARTSVLDGDGLDARYREIQQVYLSDSRPWVVGYSGGKDSTCALQMVWKALLALPLEQRQKPIYVISSDTLVETPVIVRYIDVTLERIEKAAAEQGLPIKTEKVMPTVDRSFWVNMIGRGYPAPSRRFRWCTERLKIEPANDFIKSKVADFGEVVMILGVRSSESATRAQVMSFHRIKGSPLSRHSSLSNAFVYGPIEALTTDDVWTYLLQNPSPWGNDNRDLVAMYRNAQAGECPLVVDTTTPSCGNSRFGCWVCTVVERDRSMEAMIDSGEDWLEPLLEFRDLLAETQAPDKKRLYRDFRRRSGQVAFIKGTDTPVPGPYTLDFCKSLLRRLLETQIRVQREAPPGDETLLVHDAELHEIRRIWRAERGDWADSVPQIVREVLGRDLNWIAEDAVTFTADDSQLLDAICADHEVPTELVIKLLDVERAAHGLKRRHAVHTRIEDLFQQEWRGLDIVLAERLSGRLAVELEGAEFEEEGDGMLASFATREGAE
- the dndB gene encoding DNA sulfur modification protein DndB, whose product is MDGNSLEFTAIRGVQAGSSYYVIMVPLKVVPRLFKFDDEAMPAELRAQRVLNKARVPAIANYITGNSSEYILSSLCASIDGEIEFEPAATEGPLRKVGQLRIDMGATILINDGQHRRAAIEEAVRERPTLGDETISVVVFVDKGLTRSQQMFADLNIHAVRPTRSIKILYNHRDALSGLSREVVRSIPLLRDFTCYDGTSISNRSIKFFTLSSLHQATGELIGKSKSGTINADDKALSIAFWNAVIAQMPDWQRVGSREVSSFELRRDYIHAHGVAVLAIAKAGSQLIKAHPRDWAKRLAKLRTIDWARANRTLWDNRALVAGKVNKSKNNVTLVTNVIVRALGLPLSQEGQRVEDLYAPTGNAQLKAAS
- a CDS encoding class I SAM-dependent methyltransferase; the encoded protein is MVTSAMNDEQSNALLLAAYNQNWETFRSLNNLMWQIPLIAMTLTGGLWFGVSTVKDMPFFAAGLLFLAGCGNVGLMLTLRRLRYIMAQYLQWSKTTFAAGHVSAPGGPWFTGNETVRHIFQTLLGLAATTSFVLLVVTMTENTLPHGAPAGDQAIAYYDRHAEELADSYEGISFENTHPALASMLAGKPPMRILDVGAGTGRDAAALAQLGHHVVAVDPSANMLKLAQTLHRDTRIEWLSDALPGLNKVRGEPFDIVLLSAVWMHIPPSERAQALRRISALITPSGKIYISLRMGPGDPARGIWPVSSDEVDRLAATQGLTMTNLGAQPDLLGRAEVYWETLLVGR
- a CDS encoding HIT domain-containing protein, producing MTFNGDPAKPLPRGKARGERGGSTGYLRLRSFLNDSMSMSHVYQPLMIRTILAGGGAATRRQIAANFLAADLSQLEYYEQITRGYPTHTLKRHGIIEHSRGVYRFSQDIPVLNEWERASLMALCDAKVAEYVAQRQDAIWHHRSQNFDPIPGTLRYEVLKRAHGRCEACGISNQERALQVDHIIPRTRGGSNDLFNLQALCSVCNAQKLDRDTTDFHSARIAYALRDDSCPFCTLPGERIVAKNELILAIRDANPVTAGHTLLIPHRHVEDQTGLSQPEINALHALQTQIIGQLREEDTTISGFNFGSNAGAPAGQTIFHCHIHLIPRRIGDMENPRGGVRGVIPNRQVY
- a CDS encoding DGQHR domain-containing protein, which translates into the protein MPGSLTLAALRGSFGTWVYYVCIVPVAEIGARVRYAEEIHPDKALSALIQRRLTGKRAKHIAEYLSNTPDRFFNSLVLATYGGSPEWLEIGNFRAPSDPSRLRLLSEQAQEGIGFLMLSGKERIFALDGQHRLAGIRQATSEDLDFGDDTLPVVLVAHRNDAAGRRRTRRLFTTLNKTAVPVQKLDIIALDEDDAMAIVARRLVENDSAFRDPRTAVISSLSMPVANKTALMTIATLYDVLKILFLHEIGKRSDRTLRFNRPPDARLDHFHELATDYFSALATAFKAVADVRTAEDPRAVTRKHRSASGGHILFRSIGLENFTRTVVAFADERELTIPQAVAKLRAMPVDISAPPYRGVIWDPARGVIVPRGKPLLRRLMFHMAGLGSDSKLLADYKEVAGTRVRLPAKIA
- a CDS encoding GIY-YIG nuclease family protein is translated as MAGKLDLVRSTKKLKGEFAAFHMDIGRWRRFKSRHKLQWQKVRFQKGSQALVPTERGIYVFTVELDPSKLPIHGYMMYVGITGHESKNANLRKRFGQYLGHQRNDTGRARIRFLLENWRNDLFFNFVPLPQANVDLEMMETAFISAVIPPVNRTDFDADLAPTIIAAF
- a CDS encoding ImuA family protein, translating into MGQPAASPAIAALRERIARLEGGPARNRATLPFGVPSIDKALPGGGLALGALHEVAGGRNGAIDGAAAALFAAGVAARTKRKVLWCVTRQDLFAPALAQAGLLPGRVVYFEAGDEASVLTCFEEGLRHGGLGAVVAELARLSMAASRRLQLAAETSGAIGIAIRRWRRQIEATDFGQPTAAVSRWRVTALPSRPLPVPGVGRARWQLELIRVRAGESADFEVEACDDKGRLALFSDLADRSSAARNGPVRAIG
- a CDS encoding DNA polymerase Y family protein, which produces MTRVVSLYFPTWPTDRQRRAMGQSAPSAETPIVMLGRQGNRRIVLAADVAARAAGLRVGIPASKAQVLVPGLLSFDLDPAGDAEALDRTALWSLRYAPIVAADPPDGLIIDTTGAEHLHGGEETMLEGLVSRMAASGIAARAAVAGTWGAAHACARFLARPTFVAPARQDAAMMRDLPIGALRLPPDIVEGLHALGFERVADVEAAPRASLTLRFGPELGRRLDQATGRRSEPFDPIRSPELVEVRRAFGEPIGAAETIARYTGKLVTALCEALEAEGLGARRLDLLLHRVDNRIEAIRVGTAVPVRDVKRLSRLLTDRIETVDPGFGIELMTLTATLAEPFGARQIISSLVEEPEPDIADLIDTLANRIGEQRLYRFSPVESDVPERSFRRVAATAPDDGTSWPGEWPRPPRLLAHPEPIETMALLPDHPPVWFSWRGIRRRVAHADGPERVFGEWWRRDAELIAVRDYFKVEDESGDRFWIYRAGDGEDPDTGSHKWFLHGVFA